From the genome of Pelobacter propionicus DSM 2379, one region includes:
- the argB gene encoding acetylglutamate kinase, with product MEKLIEKANNLMEALPYIRRFAGKTFVIKYGGHAMSDEKLKESFALDVIMLRSLGINAVIVHGGGPQINQTLKRYGIVSQFVKGMRVTDSETMAVVEMVLVGQVNKEVVGYLNQHGGRAVGLSGKDGTLLLSKKLLQDVVGDDGTTEQVDMGYVGDVVKVNTDLLKALENGNYLPVIAPVGVGPQGESYNINADLVAGRVAAALNAEKLILLTDIEGVKDKAGQLLSSIAVADMHRLIREEAITGGMIPKVVCCADALEEGVKKAHIIDGRVEHAVLLEIFTDVGIGTEIQK from the coding sequence ATGGAAAAACTGATTGAGAAGGCAAACAACCTGATGGAGGCGCTCCCCTATATCAGGCGCTTTGCCGGAAAAACCTTTGTCATCAAGTACGGCGGCCACGCCATGTCCGACGAGAAGCTGAAGGAGTCTTTTGCCCTGGACGTGATCATGCTCAGGTCGCTGGGGATCAACGCGGTCATCGTCCACGGCGGTGGGCCGCAGATCAACCAGACCCTCAAGCGCTATGGTATCGTCTCCCAGTTCGTCAAAGGGATGCGGGTCACCGACAGCGAGACCATGGCGGTGGTGGAGATGGTGCTGGTGGGGCAGGTCAACAAGGAGGTCGTGGGCTACCTGAACCAGCACGGTGGCAGGGCCGTCGGTCTGTCCGGCAAGGACGGTACGCTGCTCCTCTCCAAAAAGCTGCTCCAGGATGTGGTCGGTGATGACGGCACGACGGAGCAGGTGGACATGGGCTATGTGGGGGACGTGGTCAAGGTCAACACCGACCTGCTCAAGGCACTGGAAAACGGCAACTATCTCCCGGTCATCGCGCCGGTGGGGGTGGGCCCCCAGGGGGAGAGCTACAACATCAACGCCGACCTGGTGGCTGGCCGGGTGGCGGCGGCGCTCAATGCCGAGAAACTGATCCTTTTGACCGACATCGAAGGGGTCAAGGACAAGGCCGGGCAGCTCCTTTCCAGCATTGCCGTGGCGGACATGCATCGCCTGATCCGCGAGGAGGCCATCACCGGTGGCATGATCCCCAAGGTGGTCTGTTGCGCCGACGCCCTGGAAGAAGGGGTGAAAAAGGCCCATATCATCGACGGCCGGGTGGAACACGCGGTGCTGCTGGAGATCTTCACCGACGTGGGCATCGGGACCGAGATACAAAAGTGA
- a CDS encoding hybrid sensor histidine kinase/response regulator encodes MKRRHRNDRGDHRQKRTILVVDDDSAILALCGRVLRGYRVLQARNCTEALKMFENEAVDLVLTDAKIPGECGIDLLRRIKGLQPDALVIIMSACADQETVLRSLREGVDDFICKQFIQLQLRESIEKVLFRKILRAEAADKKRLECLRSGFLSLISHKLRTPITNISLILEYLDQSVCGSGANGCRQAIATAGEEASYLGRLVDELLLFSQVMGGEEVRPEKVDLVSLVANALQESPESQAKPGVETFFEPSTLESLNLDLRKIAFALQQVIDNAYKFSPEPGRVSVALCQGNGEIKIVVVDSGSGIPREEQEKVFDKFYQVDPDGTGQVRGLGLGLFYAREYVLLHGGAITLESEPGSGTTVTIVLPLQ; translated from the coding sequence GTGAAACGACGCCATCGGAACGACAGAGGAGATCATCGGCAAAAGAGGACGATTCTGGTCGTGGATGACGACAGCGCCATCCTCGCCCTCTGTGGCCGGGTGCTGAGAGGGTATCGGGTGCTCCAGGCGCGGAACTGTACCGAAGCCCTGAAAATGTTCGAGAACGAAGCGGTTGACCTCGTCCTGACCGATGCGAAGATTCCGGGTGAGTGCGGCATCGACCTGCTCAGGCGCATCAAGGGACTTCAGCCCGATGCGCTGGTGATCATCATGAGCGCTTGCGCCGACCAGGAAACCGTGCTCAGGTCCCTGAGGGAAGGGGTGGACGACTTCATCTGCAAGCAGTTCATCCAGCTGCAGCTGCGGGAATCCATTGAAAAGGTGCTTTTCAGGAAGATCCTGCGGGCGGAGGCGGCTGATAAGAAGAGGTTGGAGTGCCTGAGAAGCGGTTTCCTCTCCCTCATCTCCCACAAGCTGCGCACGCCGATCACCAATATCTCGCTGATTCTGGAATACCTCGATCAGAGCGTCTGCGGCTCGGGCGCGAACGGCTGCCGCCAGGCCATTGCCACAGCCGGTGAGGAAGCCTCCTATCTGGGGCGGTTGGTGGATGAGCTGTTGCTGTTCAGCCAGGTAATGGGAGGAGAAGAGGTGCGGCCTGAGAAGGTCGACCTCGTCTCCCTGGTGGCCAACGCGCTGCAGGAGTCACCCGAGTCCCAGGCCAAGCCGGGTGTGGAGACGTTTTTTGAACCGAGCACCCTAGAATCCTTGAACCTCGACCTCCGCAAGATCGCCTTCGCCCTCCAGCAGGTCATCGACAACGCCTACAAGTTTTCACCAGAGCCGGGCCGGGTGTCCGTCGCCCTCTGTCAGGGTAACGGCGAGATCAAGATCGTTGTCGTCGATTCAGGCTCCGGCATCCCCCGTGAGGAGCAGGAAAAGGTGTTCGACAAGTTCTACCAGGTGGATCCGGACGGCACCGGACAGGTGCGCGGCCTGGGGTTGGGACTGTTCTACGCCAGGGAATACGTCCTTCTGCACGGAGGGGCAATCACCCTGGAGAGCGAACCCGGGTCGGGAACGACCGTCACCATCGTGCTTCCCCTGCAATAA
- the alaS gene encoding alanine--tRNA ligase has protein sequence MTGSEIRRRFLTFFAERGHTIVPSSGIIPKNDPTLMFANAGMNQFKDCFLGMEKRDYTRACSSQKCVRAGGKHNDLENVGRTARHHTFFEMLGNFSFGDYFKKEAIAFAWEFLTRDLKLDKNRLYVSVYTDDQEAADIWHQQEGVPLERIFRFGEKDNFWSMGDTGPCGPCSEIFYDQGEAAGCGSPDCTVGCDCDRYMEIWNNVFMQFDRSTDGVLTPLPKPSVDTGMGLERISAVMQGVTSNYDTDLIQGIIRHVERLSGKTYGKDERDDVSMRVIADHARAVTFLICDGALPSNEGRGYVLRRIMRRAARHAKMLGLADPMLCHMVDAVRDMMGAAYPELVEREEYIKKVILAEEQRFAETLDRGLAMLNDEVARMRAAGSTVIPGDVLFRLYDTYGFPIDLTADIVESEGFTIDEAGFEQCMERQREQAREHWKGSGAEGIGRVYKELYSRGIRGEFVGYDGLSALSPVLAIIRDGVEVESATAGETIELVTESTPFYGESGGQKGDCGSISTGNSHLEVSGASRPYSDLIVHHATVREGIIRKGDGADLRVSRPERSATARNHTATHLLQAALRRVLGEHVKQAGSLVSPDRLRFDFIHFTAMTTEEIRRVETLVNGFVMDNQPVVITQMDMASAIEAGATALFDEKYGDNVRVVRAGEVSMELCGGTHVRATGEIGLFKIITETGIAAGVRRIEAQTGGGALSFVRQMEDEQRALAGLLKAEGGNLPERLEKLLARQREMQREIESLQGKLNAAASGDLLSGVEEVGGIKLLAAEVRVEDVKALRDLSDTLKERIGQGVIVLGAAIGGKANLLVAVTRELSGTVKAGDLVKKLAPLVGGSGGGKPELAQAGGSRPENLAEALAAARQVLAEQ, from the coding sequence ATGACAGGCAGCGAGATTCGCAGACGGTTTTTGACATTTTTCGCGGAGCGGGGGCATACCATCGTGCCCAGCTCGGGCATCATTCCCAAGAACGACCCCACGCTCATGTTCGCCAATGCCGGCATGAACCAGTTCAAGGATTGCTTCCTCGGCATGGAAAAACGTGACTATACACGGGCCTGCAGCTCCCAGAAATGCGTGCGGGCCGGCGGCAAGCACAACGACCTGGAGAACGTCGGCCGCACGGCACGCCACCATACCTTCTTCGAGATGCTGGGGAACTTCTCCTTTGGGGATTATTTCAAAAAAGAGGCCATCGCCTTTGCCTGGGAGTTCCTGACCCGGGACCTGAAGCTGGACAAAAACCGCCTCTACGTCTCCGTCTACACGGACGACCAGGAGGCCGCCGATATCTGGCACCAGCAGGAGGGGGTGCCGCTGGAACGCATCTTCCGCTTCGGCGAGAAGGACAACTTCTGGTCCATGGGCGACACCGGCCCCTGCGGCCCCTGCTCGGAGATCTTCTACGACCAGGGGGAGGCAGCCGGCTGCGGCAGTCCCGACTGTACCGTGGGGTGCGACTGCGATCGCTACATGGAGATCTGGAACAACGTCTTCATGCAGTTCGACCGCTCGACCGACGGCGTGCTGACGCCGCTTCCCAAGCCGTCGGTGGACACCGGCATGGGGCTGGAGCGCATCTCGGCGGTCATGCAGGGGGTGACCAGCAACTACGACACCGATCTGATCCAGGGGATCATCCGCCATGTGGAGCGGCTTTCGGGCAAGACATACGGGAAGGACGAGCGGGACGACGTCTCCATGCGGGTTATCGCCGACCACGCCCGGGCGGTGACCTTTCTGATCTGCGACGGTGCCCTGCCCAGCAACGAGGGGCGTGGCTACGTGCTGCGCCGCATCATGCGCCGCGCCGCCCGCCATGCCAAGATGCTGGGGCTCGCCGACCCCATGCTCTGCCACATGGTGGACGCTGTGCGCGACATGATGGGGGCTGCCTATCCGGAGCTCGTGGAACGCGAGGAATACATCAAAAAGGTCATCCTGGCCGAGGAGCAGCGTTTCGCCGAGACCCTGGACCGCGGGCTGGCCATGCTCAACGACGAGGTGGCCAGGATGCGCGCGGCCGGATCGACGGTCATTCCGGGGGATGTGCTTTTCAGGCTCTACGACACCTACGGCTTTCCCATCGACCTTACCGCTGACATCGTGGAGAGCGAGGGATTCACCATCGACGAAGCCGGGTTCGAGCAGTGCATGGAGCGCCAGCGGGAACAGGCCCGCGAACACTGGAAGGGATCCGGTGCCGAGGGGATCGGCCGGGTCTACAAGGAACTGTACTCCCGCGGCATCCGCGGAGAATTCGTCGGCTATGACGGGCTGTCGGCCCTGTCGCCGGTTCTGGCGATCATCCGTGACGGCGTGGAGGTGGAGAGCGCAACAGCGGGGGAGACCATCGAGTTGGTAACGGAATCGACCCCCTTCTACGGCGAGTCGGGAGGCCAGAAAGGGGATTGTGGTTCCATCTCCACCGGCAACAGCCACCTGGAGGTGAGCGGTGCCAGCCGCCCCTACAGCGACCTGATCGTGCACCACGCAACCGTCAGGGAGGGCATCATCAGGAAGGGAGACGGGGCCGACCTCAGGGTCTCGCGTCCCGAGCGGAGCGCCACGGCGCGCAACCACACCGCCACCCACCTGCTTCAGGCCGCCTTGCGCAGGGTGCTGGGAGAACATGTCAAACAGGCCGGTTCGCTGGTCTCCCCTGACCGGCTCCGCTTCGACTTCATCCACTTCACCGCCATGACCACAGAGGAGATTCGTAGGGTCGAGACACTGGTCAACGGGTTTGTCATGGACAACCAGCCGGTCGTGATCACCCAGATGGATATGGCCAGCGCCATCGAAGCCGGCGCCACGGCGCTCTTCGACGAGAAGTACGGTGATAATGTGCGCGTCGTGCGGGCCGGTGAGGTGAGCATGGAGCTGTGCGGCGGAACCCATGTGCGTGCCACGGGCGAAATCGGGCTGTTCAAGATCATTACCGAGACCGGCATAGCCGCCGGCGTGCGCCGTATCGAGGCACAAACCGGAGGCGGCGCGCTCTCCTTCGTGCGCCAGATGGAGGACGAGCAGCGGGCCCTGGCCGGCTTGCTGAAGGCCGAGGGGGGCAACCTGCCTGAGCGACTGGAGAAGCTCCTGGCCCGCCAGAGGGAGATGCAGCGCGAGATCGAGTCGCTGCAGGGTAAGCTCAACGCGGCAGCCTCGGGAGACCTGCTCTCCGGTGTGGAGGAGGTTGGCGGCATCAAACTGCTGGCGGCCGAGGTGCGGGTGGAGGATGTGAAGGCGCTGCGCGACCTCTCCGACACCCTCAAGGAGCGCATCGGCCAGGGGGTGATCGTGCTGGGGGCGGCAATCGGCGGCAAGGCCAACCTGCTGGTGGCGGTGACCAGGGAACTGAGCGGAACCGTCAAGGCCGGCGATCTGGTGAAGAAGCTGGCCCCCCTGGTGGGGGGGAGCGGCGGCGGAAAACCGGAACTGGCCCAGGCGGGCGGTTCCCGTCCGGAAAACCTGGCCGAGGCCCTGGCTGCCGCGAGACAGGTGCTGGCTGAGCAGTAG
- a CDS encoding regulatory protein RecX, whose protein sequence is MTTRSRSKNTDPSSPEQGRQYALRLLAGRDYTVAALKQKLRARQLREEDLEQVVSRLEEEGWLSDRRFAERFSESALTSGRYVGVRLRQEMLRRGVPEELIDEQLARLCLDHDEDEQACQMLAKRFPAFTFAASGDHEKRRVAGFLQRRGFRFSTVMRAMRNA, encoded by the coding sequence TTGACGACAAGATCGAGATCGAAAAATACTGACCCATCCTCTCCCGAACAGGGGAGGCAGTACGCCCTGAGACTCCTGGCCGGCCGCGACTACACGGTTGCCGCCTTGAAACAGAAGCTTCGTGCCAGGCAGTTGCGGGAGGAGGATCTGGAGCAGGTGGTTTCGCGGCTGGAAGAGGAAGGGTGGCTCAGCGACCGCCGCTTTGCCGAACGCTTCTCCGAGTCGGCGCTGACCTCGGGCCGCTACGTCGGCGTGCGCCTGAGGCAGGAAATGCTCCGGCGTGGGGTGCCCGAAGAGCTGATTGACGAGCAGCTGGCCCGTCTCTGCCTTGATCATGACGAGGATGAACAGGCGTGCCAGATGCTGGCCAAACGGTTTCCCGCTTTCACCTTCGCGGCATCCGGCGACCACGAAAAACGCCGCGTGGCCGGATTTCTGCAACGCCGCGGCTTCCGCTTTTCCACGGTCATGCGAGCCATGAGGAACGCATAG
- a CDS encoding type IV pilus twitching motility protein PilT: MNLNEILTIAVKAKGSDIHIKTGLPPIVRIDGRLHPIPNAPRLAPDIVGNMAQSMMNDRQRRIFEESSEVDLAYAVPGLGRFRVSVYRQRGTVAMVFRAISFAIPTLDGLNLPPVIKKMCMEERGLILVTGTTGSGKSSTLAAMIDTINQSRTCNIITIEDPVEFLHRDNKSIISQREVGTDTPTFSGALKGALRQDPDVILVGEMRDYETIETALTAAETGHLVMSTLHTLDAAETVNRIISVFPPYHQRQVRMQLAGVIKGVISQRLVPRADGKGRVPAVEILLGTARVRECIDDKDKTKQLGDAIAQGFISYGMQTFDQSLMKLFSSKMITYEEALRQCSNPDDFALKISGISSTSDSSWDGFEHREDDASEPVKVDDKIEIEKY, encoded by the coding sequence ATGAATCTGAACGAGATTCTCACCATTGCCGTCAAGGCCAAGGGTTCCGACATTCACATCAAGACCGGCCTGCCCCCCATCGTGCGCATCGACGGCAGGCTGCACCCCATCCCCAATGCCCCCCGGCTGGCACCCGATATCGTGGGAAACATGGCCCAGTCCATGATGAACGACCGCCAGCGGCGCATCTTCGAGGAAAGTTCCGAGGTGGACCTGGCCTATGCCGTGCCCGGCCTGGGACGCTTCAGGGTCAGCGTGTACCGCCAGCGCGGCACCGTTGCCATGGTCTTTCGCGCCATCTCCTTCGCCATCCCCACCTTGGATGGTCTCAACCTGCCGCCGGTGATCAAAAAGATGTGCATGGAGGAACGCGGCCTGATCTTGGTTACCGGCACCACCGGTTCGGGCAAGTCCAGTACCCTGGCGGCCATGATCGATACCATCAACCAGAGCCGCACCTGCAACATCATCACCATCGAAGACCCGGTGGAGTTCCTGCACCGAGACAACAAGAGCATCATCAGTCAGCGTGAGGTGGGTACGGATACCCCAACCTTTTCCGGAGCGCTCAAGGGTGCACTGCGTCAGGACCCGGACGTGATCCTGGTGGGCGAGATGCGCGACTACGAGACCATCGAGACCGCCCTGACCGCGGCCGAGACCGGCCACCTGGTCATGTCCACCCTGCACACCCTGGATGCCGCCGAGACGGTCAACCGCATCATCAGTGTGTTCCCCCCCTACCACCAGCGCCAGGTTCGCATGCAACTGGCCGGGGTCATCAAGGGGGTTATCTCCCAGCGCCTGGTGCCCCGGGCCGACGGCAAGGGACGCGTGCCGGCGGTGGAGATCCTGCTGGGAACCGCCCGCGTGCGGGAATGCATCGACGACAAGGACAAGACCAAGCAGCTGGGAGACGCCATCGCCCAGGGTTTCATCTCCTACGGCATGCAGACCTTCGACCAGTCGCTGATGAAGCTGTTCAGCTCCAAGATGATCACCTACGAAGAGGCCTTGAGGCAGTGCTCCAACCCGGATGACTTTGCCCTCAAGATCTCCGGCATCTCGTCCACTTCCGATTCCTCCTGGGATGGTTTCGAGCACAGGGAAGATGACGCTTCCGAGCCGGTCAAAGTTGACGACAAGATCGAGATCGAAAAATACTGA
- the recA gene encoding recombinase RecA codes for MSDKTSSPEKNRAIDLALSQIEKQFGKGAVMRLGNDEALPGVEAISTGSISLDMALGVGGVPRGRIVEIYGPESSGKTTLALHIVAEAMKQGGIAAFVDAEHALDIGYARKLGVKTDDLLVSQPDTGEQALEIAETLVRSGAIDVLVIDSVAALVPKAEIEGDMGDSHMGLQARLMSQALRKLTGIISKSNCCVIFINQIRMKIGVMFGNPETTTGGNALKFYASVRMDIRKIATLKQGDAVIGSRTKVKVVKNKVAPPFREVEFDILYGEGISRTGDVLDLAVDKGIVEKSGAWYSYGKERIGQGRENSRTFLTEHPEVLADIEGKLMDLLRGPAVTNE; via the coding sequence ATGTCGGATAAAACCAGCTCCCCGGAAAAAAACAGGGCCATAGATCTGGCGCTCAGCCAGATCGAGAAGCAGTTCGGAAAGGGTGCCGTCATGCGCCTGGGAAACGACGAGGCTCTGCCCGGCGTTGAGGCCATCTCCACCGGTTCCATCTCCCTTGACATGGCATTGGGAGTTGGCGGTGTTCCCCGGGGGAGGATCGTGGAGATCTACGGCCCGGAATCCTCCGGCAAGACCACCCTGGCGCTGCACATCGTTGCCGAGGCCATGAAGCAGGGGGGCATCGCTGCTTTTGTTGATGCCGAGCATGCCCTGGACATCGGCTATGCCCGCAAATTGGGGGTCAAGACCGATGACCTGCTGGTTTCCCAGCCGGATACCGGCGAACAGGCCCTGGAGATCGCCGAAACCCTGGTGCGCAGCGGCGCCATCGACGTGCTGGTGATCGACTCCGTGGCAGCGCTGGTGCCCAAGGCCGAGATCGAGGGGGACATGGGCGACTCCCACATGGGACTGCAGGCTCGGCTCATGTCCCAGGCCCTGCGCAAGCTGACCGGCATCATCTCCAAGTCCAACTGCTGCGTGATCTTCATCAACCAGATCCGCATGAAGATCGGTGTCATGTTCGGCAACCCCGAGACCACCACCGGCGGCAACGCCCTCAAGTTCTACGCCTCGGTGCGCATGGACATCCGCAAGATCGCCACCCTCAAGCAGGGGGACGCGGTGATCGGCTCCCGCACCAAGGTCAAGGTGGTCAAGAACAAGGTGGCGCCCCCCTTCAGGGAAGTTGAGTTCGACATCCTCTACGGCGAGGGTATCTCCCGCACCGGCGATGTGCTTGACCTGGCGGTGGACAAGGGGATCGTCGAGAAGAGCGGCGCCTGGTACTCCTACGGCAAGGAGCGTATCGGCCAGGGACGGGAGAACTCACGCACCTTTCTGACCGAGCATCCCGAGGTGCTGGCGGATATCGAGGGAAAACTGATGGACCTGCTCAGGGGGCCGGCCGTTACCAACGAGTAG
- a CDS encoding NADH-quinone oxidoreductase subunit N, with amino-acid sequence MATDLLYGLLPEHILLGLILVLMLLEILSVDKRAGSALFIASLLAGAGVLVMQLQTGYTADIVMNEIRIDRFSEIGRLIIVSCGAILGVYSLSSEAGHKYWILIASSLLGAMIILDSAGFISLFMGIEILSLPGFALMVLNNGKSTASEGSIKYLLLSSVATALVLFGLSLVYGSTGNLNISSFTAAVATGGVQNLAASVMILSGFFLKASVFPFHGWAPDAYSSARLPVTAFLASIVKAAVVLGLVRILGNAVLNPEAVTVIALLSMLSMFYGNITAIHQTAFKKMLAYSSISHAGYMMFALVDNTGARTEALLYYVAVYAVTTITACACFSILSGEDDNLDNLNGIFRKKPVAAILLSLCVLSLAGIPPLPGFLAKFFVFKTVIASGHLTAAVLAFVASYIGTFFYLGVVLRMFRSDAETVEQPANATCLCWTWGGALLGTLALALFMLLPNIFHWVMAGI; translated from the coding sequence ATGGCCACTGATCTTCTGTACGGCCTTCTGCCGGAACACATCCTCTTGGGCCTGATCCTGGTCCTCATGCTGCTGGAGATACTCAGCGTTGACAAGCGTGCCGGCAGCGCCCTGTTCATCGCCTCGCTCCTGGCCGGCGCCGGCGTCCTGGTCATGCAGCTTCAAACCGGGTACACTGCCGACATCGTCATGAATGAGATCCGCATCGACCGCTTCTCCGAGATCGGCCGCCTGATCATCGTAAGCTGCGGCGCCATCCTGGGGGTCTACTCCCTCTCCAGCGAAGCGGGGCACAAATACTGGATCCTCATCGCCTCATCGCTTCTGGGCGCCATGATCATCCTGGACAGCGCCGGCTTCATCTCGCTCTTCATGGGCATCGAGATCCTCTCGCTCCCCGGCTTCGCCCTGATGGTCCTGAACAACGGTAAATCAACCGCCTCCGAAGGCTCCATCAAGTATCTCCTGCTCTCCTCCGTGGCCACGGCACTGGTCCTGTTCGGACTCTCCTTGGTGTACGGCTCTACCGGCAACCTGAACATCAGTTCCTTCACCGCAGCCGTCGCCACCGGCGGCGTGCAGAACCTGGCCGCCAGCGTCATGATCCTCTCTGGCTTCTTCCTGAAAGCCTCCGTGTTCCCCTTCCACGGCTGGGCACCCGACGCCTACTCCAGCGCCCGTCTGCCGGTAACGGCTTTCCTGGCCTCCATCGTCAAGGCCGCCGTGGTGCTGGGCCTGGTGCGCATCCTGGGCAACGCCGTACTCAACCCGGAAGCGGTCACCGTGATTGCGCTCCTCTCCATGCTCTCCATGTTCTACGGCAACATCACCGCCATCCACCAGACCGCCTTCAAGAAGATGCTGGCCTACTCCTCCATCTCCCACGCCGGCTACATGATGTTCGCCCTGGTTGACAACACCGGAGCCAGAACCGAGGCGCTTCTGTACTACGTGGCCGTCTACGCCGTCACCACCATCACCGCCTGCGCCTGCTTCAGCATCTTGAGCGGCGAGGACGACAACCTGGACAACCTGAACGGCATCTTCAGGAAGAAGCCGGTGGCCGCCATCCTGCTTTCCCTGTGCGTACTCTCCCTGGCCGGCATCCCGCCGCTGCCAGGCTTCCTGGCCAAGTTCTTCGTCTTCAAGACCGTCATCGCCTCCGGTCACCTGACCGCCGCCGTCCTGGCCTTCGTTGCCAGCTACATCGGCACCTTCTTCTACCTGGGCGTGGTGCTGCGGATGTTCCGCTCCGACGCCGAAACCGTGGAGCAGCCAGCCAACGCCACCTGCCTCTGCTGGACCTGGGGCGGAGCGCTCCTGGGTACCCTGGCCCTGGCACTGTTCATGCTGCTGCCCAATATCTTCCACTGGGTGATGGCGGGAATCTAG